In Scomber japonicus isolate fScoJap1 chromosome 19, fScoJap1.pri, whole genome shotgun sequence, a single genomic region encodes these proteins:
- the nedd4l gene encoding E3 ubiquitin-protein ligase NEDD4-like isoform X2, whose product MATNYEPIYGLSEDENETRVLRVKVIAGIDLAKKDIIGASDPYVKLSLYVADENRELALVQTKTIKKTLNPKWNEEFYFRVCPQNHRLLFEVFDENRLASTKNGLFHLGQTRDDFLGQVDVPLSHLPTEDPAMERPYTFKDFLLRPRSHKSRVKGYLRLKMAYLPKQGGHEEEAGEMREEAEGWDENADSGSQRPQQLLPPLPPGWEEKVDNLGRTYFVNHNNRSTQWKRPSNMDVISETESDNQQRQINQEAHRVFRSRRHISEDLENEHLEPRDIDNSWELITEEDPNDSLAQSLPGPSSVMTPQHPSTPVTQEFSEDLNLRLSLTPDTNGEVPGPSSALGQMSNRLRSSSMTDGVSDQTPAPPPLTSSQTRRTRAQTVSGGEESMSPSATAYALTTPGLPPGWEERKDGKGRTYYVNHNNRTTTWTRPIVQLTEDGASTSAAAAATAAAAPGGASALPSASTPSSSSNASSNHLHEPQVRRPRSLSSPTVTLSTPLEGANNIQVRRAVKDTFSNPQSPQPSPYSSPKSQHKAQQSFLPPGWEMRIAPNGRPFFIDHNSRNTTWEDPRLKYPVHMRNKNSMEPGELGPLPPGWEERVHSDGRTFYIDHNTKNTQWEDPRLQSPAITGPAVPYSREFKQKYDYFRKKLKKPADIPNRFEMKLHRNNIFEESYRRIMSLKRPDVLKARLWIEFESEKGLDYGGVAREWFFLLSKEMFNPYYGLFEYSATDNYTLQINPNSGLCNEDHLSYFKFIGRVAGMAVFHGKLLDGFFIRPFYKMMLGKQISLKDMESVDSEYYNSLKWILENDPTELDLRFCIDEDNFGQTYQVDLKPSGSDMVVTNENKKEYIDLVIQWRFVNRVQKQMNAFLEGFTELILIDLIKIFDENELELLMCGLGDVDVNDWRQHTVYKNGYCPNHPVIQWFWKVVLLMDAEKRIRLLQFVTGTSRVPMNGFAELYGSNGPQLFTIEQWGTPDKLPRAHTCFNRLDLPTYESFEDLREKLLMAVENAQGFEGVD is encoded by the exons CGACCCTTACGTCAAGCTTTCCCTTTATGTTGCGGATGAAAACAGAGAGCTCGCCTTAGTCCAAACAAAGACTATTAAAAAG ACCCTCAATCCAAAATGGAACGAGGAATTCTACTTCAGA GTCTGTCCGCAGAATCACAGGCTACTCTTTGAGGTGTTTGATGAAAACAGATTG GCTTCTACCAAGAATGGGCTTTTCCATCTCGGACAG ACCAGAGATGATTTCCTGGGACAAGTTGATGTTCCTCTCAGTCATTTGCCG ACAGAGGACCCTGCCATGGAGCGTCCTTACACATTTAAGGACTTCCTCTTACGGCCCAGAAG TCACAAATCCAGGGTGAAGGGTTACCTGCGTCTGAAGATGGCCTATCTTCCCAAACAAGGAGGACACGAGGAGGAAGctggagagatgagagaagagGCTGAG GGATGGGATGAGAATGCAGACTCAGGGTCTCAGCGACCCCAGCAGCTGCTGCCACCATTGCCCCCAGGTTGGGAAGAGAAGGTGGACAACCTGGGACGCACCTACTTTGTCAACCACAACAACCGCTCTACACAATGGAAGCGGCCCTCCAACAT gGATGTGatttcagagacagagagtgacaATCAACAGCGGCAGATCAATCAGGAAGCACATCGTGTTTTCCGTTCGAGACGCCACATCAGTGAAGATCTAGAGAACGAGCACCTGGAGCCCAGGGACATTGACAAC TCCTGGGAGCTCATCACAGAAGAGGATCCTAACGACAGCTTGGCCCAGTCACTGCCTGGCCCTTCCTCTGTCATGACGCCACAACACCCAAGCACACCCGTCACCCAGGAGTTCTCCGAAGATTTGAATCTGAGGCTGTCACTTACACCTGACACTAATGGCGAAGTGCCAGGGCCCAGCTCTGCTCTG ggCCAAATGTCAAACAGACTCCGTTCCTCCAGTATGACAGATGGCGTCAGTGATCAGACCccggctcctcctcctcttacg AGTTCCCAGACCAGAAGAACGAGAGCTCAAACAGTCTCAGGTGGTGAGGAGTCTATG TCTCCCTCAGCGACTGCTTACGCCTTGACCACCCCTGGCCTGCCCCCTGGatgggaagagaggaaggacggcAAGGGAAGAACTTATTACGTCAACCATAACAACCGCACCACTACCTGGACTAGGCCAATTGTTCAG CTGACTGAAGATGGAGCCAgcacctcagcagcagcagcagcaacagcagcagcagcaccaggagGAGCCTCGGCCCTGCCATCCGcatccaccccctcctcctcttccaatGCTTCCAGCAACCACCTCCATGAGCCCCAAGTCCGACGACCTCGTAGCCTCAGCTCCCCTACTGTCACCCTTTCCACCCCCTTGGAG GGAGCCAACAACATCCAGGTGCGGAGGGCTGTGAAAGACACGTTCTCCAACCCGCAGTCTCCCCAACCTTCCCCCTACAGTTCTCCCAAGTCACAGCACAAGGCACAGCAGAGCTTCCTGCCTCCAGGCTGGGAGATGAGGATAGCCCCCAACGGACGGCCTTTCTTCATCGACCACAACAGCAGAAACACCACCTGG GAGGATCCTAGGTTGAAATATCCAGTCCATATGAGGAATAAGAACTCAATGGAGCCTGGTGAACTTGGTCCTCTTCCT CCTGGCTGGGAAGAAAGAGTTCACTCAGACGGACGCACCTTTTACATCGACCACA ATACAAAGAACACACAGTGGGAAGACCCTCGTCTACAGAGTCCAGCTATCACAGGACCT GCGGTTCCTTACTCTAGAGAGTTCAAGCAGAAATATGACTACTTCAGGAAGAAATTGAAGAAACCG GCTGACATCCCCAACCGATTCGAGATGAAACTACACAGGAACAACATCTTCGAGGAATCTTATCGTCGAATCATGTCCTTGAAAAGGCCGGATGTTCTGAAGGCGCGGCTGTGGATCGAGTTTGAGTCAGAGAAAGGACTGGACTACGGTGGCGTGGCGAGGGAATGGTTCTTCCTCTTATCAAAGGAAATGTTCAATCCTTACTACGGCCTGTTTGAATACTCAGCCAC AGACAACTACACTCTCCAGATAAATCCCAACTCCGGCCTGTGCAATGAGGATCACCTCTCCTATTTCAAGTTCATCGGGCGTGTTGCAGGGATGGCCGTGTTTCATGGAAAACTACTGGATG GTTTTTTCATCCGGCCCTTCTACAAAATGATGCTGGGGAAACAAATCTCTCTTAAAGACATGGAGTCTGTG GATAGTGAATACTACAACTCTCTTAAATGGATTCTGGAGAATGATCCCACTGAGCTGGACCTGAGGTTTTGTATTGATGAGGACAACTTTGGACAG ACGTACCAGGTCGATCTTAAGCCCAGTGGCTCGGACATGGTGGTCACCAACGAGAATAAAAAGGAATATATAGA TCTGGTCATCCAGTGGAGGTTTGTCAATCGGGTCCAGAAGCAGATGAATGCCTTCTTGGAG GGCTTCACTGAGCTTATTCTCATAGACTTGATCAAGATCTTTGATGAAAACGAACTGGAG CTGCTGATGTGTGGTCTGGGTGATGTCGATGTCAACGACTGGAGACAACACACTGTTTACAAGAACGGCTACTGCCCCAACCATCCTGTTATTCAGTGGTTTTGGAAG GTTGTGCTGTTGATGGATGCTGAAAAGAGGATCCGACTCCTGCAGTTCGTCACAGGAACGTCACGAGTCCCCATGAACGGCTTCGCTGAGCTTTATG GTTCTAATGGTCCTCAGCTGTTCACAATCGAGCAATGGGGAACACCTGATAAATTGCCAAGAGCTCACACATG TTTCAACCGCTTGGATCTGCCAACCTATGAATCCTTTGAGGACCTGAGAGAGAAACTCCTCATGGCCGTGGAGAACGCACAGGGCTTCGAGGGGGTTGACTAA
- the nedd4l gene encoding E3 ubiquitin-protein ligase NEDD4-like isoform X1, which translates to MATNYEPIYGLSEDENETRVLRVKVIAGIDLAKKDIIGASDPYVKLSLYVADENRELALVQTKTIKKTLNPKWNEEFYFRVCPQNHRLLFEVFDENRLASTKNGLFHLGQTRDDFLGQVDVPLSHLPTEDPAMERPYTFKDFLLRPRSHKSRVKGYLRLKMAYLPKQGGHEEEAGEMREEAEGWDENADSGSQRPQQLLPPLPPGWEEKVDNLGRTYFVNHNNRSTQWKRPSNMDVISETESDNQQRQINQEAHRVFRSRRHISEDLENEHLEPRDIDNSWELITEEDPNDSLAQSLPGPSSVMTPQHPSTPVTQEFSEDLNLRLSLTPDTNGEVPGPSSALGQMSNRLRSSSMTDGVSDQTPAPPPLTQSSQTRRTRAQTVSGGEESMSPSATAYALTTPGLPPGWEERKDGKGRTYYVNHNNRTTTWTRPIVQLTEDGASTSAAAAATAAAAPGGASALPSASTPSSSSNASSNHLHEPQVRRPRSLSSPTVTLSTPLEGANNIQVRRAVKDTFSNPQSPQPSPYSSPKSQHKAQQSFLPPGWEMRIAPNGRPFFIDHNSRNTTWEDPRLKYPVHMRNKNSMEPGELGPLPPGWEERVHSDGRTFYIDHNTKNTQWEDPRLQSPAITGPAVPYSREFKQKYDYFRKKLKKPADIPNRFEMKLHRNNIFEESYRRIMSLKRPDVLKARLWIEFESEKGLDYGGVAREWFFLLSKEMFNPYYGLFEYSATDNYTLQINPNSGLCNEDHLSYFKFIGRVAGMAVFHGKLLDGFFIRPFYKMMLGKQISLKDMESVDSEYYNSLKWILENDPTELDLRFCIDEDNFGQTYQVDLKPSGSDMVVTNENKKEYIDLVIQWRFVNRVQKQMNAFLEGFTELILIDLIKIFDENELELLMCGLGDVDVNDWRQHTVYKNGYCPNHPVIQWFWKVVLLMDAEKRIRLLQFVTGTSRVPMNGFAELYGSNGPQLFTIEQWGTPDKLPRAHTCFNRLDLPTYESFEDLREKLLMAVENAQGFEGVD; encoded by the exons CGACCCTTACGTCAAGCTTTCCCTTTATGTTGCGGATGAAAACAGAGAGCTCGCCTTAGTCCAAACAAAGACTATTAAAAAG ACCCTCAATCCAAAATGGAACGAGGAATTCTACTTCAGA GTCTGTCCGCAGAATCACAGGCTACTCTTTGAGGTGTTTGATGAAAACAGATTG GCTTCTACCAAGAATGGGCTTTTCCATCTCGGACAG ACCAGAGATGATTTCCTGGGACAAGTTGATGTTCCTCTCAGTCATTTGCCG ACAGAGGACCCTGCCATGGAGCGTCCTTACACATTTAAGGACTTCCTCTTACGGCCCAGAAG TCACAAATCCAGGGTGAAGGGTTACCTGCGTCTGAAGATGGCCTATCTTCCCAAACAAGGAGGACACGAGGAGGAAGctggagagatgagagaagagGCTGAG GGATGGGATGAGAATGCAGACTCAGGGTCTCAGCGACCCCAGCAGCTGCTGCCACCATTGCCCCCAGGTTGGGAAGAGAAGGTGGACAACCTGGGACGCACCTACTTTGTCAACCACAACAACCGCTCTACACAATGGAAGCGGCCCTCCAACAT gGATGTGatttcagagacagagagtgacaATCAACAGCGGCAGATCAATCAGGAAGCACATCGTGTTTTCCGTTCGAGACGCCACATCAGTGAAGATCTAGAGAACGAGCACCTGGAGCCCAGGGACATTGACAAC TCCTGGGAGCTCATCACAGAAGAGGATCCTAACGACAGCTTGGCCCAGTCACTGCCTGGCCCTTCCTCTGTCATGACGCCACAACACCCAAGCACACCCGTCACCCAGGAGTTCTCCGAAGATTTGAATCTGAGGCTGTCACTTACACCTGACACTAATGGCGAAGTGCCAGGGCCCAGCTCTGCTCTG ggCCAAATGTCAAACAGACTCCGTTCCTCCAGTATGACAGATGGCGTCAGTGATCAGACCccggctcctcctcctcttacg CAGAGTTCCCAGACCAGAAGAACGAGAGCTCAAACAGTCTCAGGTGGTGAGGAGTCTATG TCTCCCTCAGCGACTGCTTACGCCTTGACCACCCCTGGCCTGCCCCCTGGatgggaagagaggaaggacggcAAGGGAAGAACTTATTACGTCAACCATAACAACCGCACCACTACCTGGACTAGGCCAATTGTTCAG CTGACTGAAGATGGAGCCAgcacctcagcagcagcagcagcaacagcagcagcagcaccaggagGAGCCTCGGCCCTGCCATCCGcatccaccccctcctcctcttccaatGCTTCCAGCAACCACCTCCATGAGCCCCAAGTCCGACGACCTCGTAGCCTCAGCTCCCCTACTGTCACCCTTTCCACCCCCTTGGAG GGAGCCAACAACATCCAGGTGCGGAGGGCTGTGAAAGACACGTTCTCCAACCCGCAGTCTCCCCAACCTTCCCCCTACAGTTCTCCCAAGTCACAGCACAAGGCACAGCAGAGCTTCCTGCCTCCAGGCTGGGAGATGAGGATAGCCCCCAACGGACGGCCTTTCTTCATCGACCACAACAGCAGAAACACCACCTGG GAGGATCCTAGGTTGAAATATCCAGTCCATATGAGGAATAAGAACTCAATGGAGCCTGGTGAACTTGGTCCTCTTCCT CCTGGCTGGGAAGAAAGAGTTCACTCAGACGGACGCACCTTTTACATCGACCACA ATACAAAGAACACACAGTGGGAAGACCCTCGTCTACAGAGTCCAGCTATCACAGGACCT GCGGTTCCTTACTCTAGAGAGTTCAAGCAGAAATATGACTACTTCAGGAAGAAATTGAAGAAACCG GCTGACATCCCCAACCGATTCGAGATGAAACTACACAGGAACAACATCTTCGAGGAATCTTATCGTCGAATCATGTCCTTGAAAAGGCCGGATGTTCTGAAGGCGCGGCTGTGGATCGAGTTTGAGTCAGAGAAAGGACTGGACTACGGTGGCGTGGCGAGGGAATGGTTCTTCCTCTTATCAAAGGAAATGTTCAATCCTTACTACGGCCTGTTTGAATACTCAGCCAC AGACAACTACACTCTCCAGATAAATCCCAACTCCGGCCTGTGCAATGAGGATCACCTCTCCTATTTCAAGTTCATCGGGCGTGTTGCAGGGATGGCCGTGTTTCATGGAAAACTACTGGATG GTTTTTTCATCCGGCCCTTCTACAAAATGATGCTGGGGAAACAAATCTCTCTTAAAGACATGGAGTCTGTG GATAGTGAATACTACAACTCTCTTAAATGGATTCTGGAGAATGATCCCACTGAGCTGGACCTGAGGTTTTGTATTGATGAGGACAACTTTGGACAG ACGTACCAGGTCGATCTTAAGCCCAGTGGCTCGGACATGGTGGTCACCAACGAGAATAAAAAGGAATATATAGA TCTGGTCATCCAGTGGAGGTTTGTCAATCGGGTCCAGAAGCAGATGAATGCCTTCTTGGAG GGCTTCACTGAGCTTATTCTCATAGACTTGATCAAGATCTTTGATGAAAACGAACTGGAG CTGCTGATGTGTGGTCTGGGTGATGTCGATGTCAACGACTGGAGACAACACACTGTTTACAAGAACGGCTACTGCCCCAACCATCCTGTTATTCAGTGGTTTTGGAAG GTTGTGCTGTTGATGGATGCTGAAAAGAGGATCCGACTCCTGCAGTTCGTCACAGGAACGTCACGAGTCCCCATGAACGGCTTCGCTGAGCTTTATG GTTCTAATGGTCCTCAGCTGTTCACAATCGAGCAATGGGGAACACCTGATAAATTGCCAAGAGCTCACACATG TTTCAACCGCTTGGATCTGCCAACCTATGAATCCTTTGAGGACCTGAGAGAGAAACTCCTCATGGCCGTGGAGAACGCACAGGGCTTCGAGGGGGTTGACTAA
- the nedd4l gene encoding E3 ubiquitin-protein ligase NEDD4-like isoform X3 — MATNYEPIYGLSEDENETRVLRVKVIAGIDLAKKDIIGASDPYVKLSLYVADENRELALVQTKTIKKTLNPKWNEEFYFRVCPQNHRLLFEVFDENRLASTKNGLFHLGQTRDDFLGQVDVPLSHLPTEDPAMERPYTFKDFLLRPRSHKSRVKGYLRLKMAYLPKQGGHEEEAGEMREEAEGWDENADSGSQRPQQLLPPLPPGWEEKVDNLGRTYFVNHNNRSTQWKRPSNMDVISETESDNQQRQINQEAHRVFRSRRHISEDLENEHLEPRDIDNSWELITEEDPNDSLAQSLPGPSSVMTPQHPSTPVTQEFSEDLNLRLSLTPDTNGEVPGPSSALGQMSNRLRSSSMTDGVSDQTPAPPPLTLTEDGASTSAAAAATAAAAPGGASALPSASTPSSSSNASSNHLHEPQVRRPRSLSSPTVTLSTPLEGANNIQVRRAVKDTFSNPQSPQPSPYSSPKSQHKAQQSFLPPGWEMRIAPNGRPFFIDHNSRNTTWEDPRLKYPVHMRNKNSMEPGELGPLPPGWEERVHSDGRTFYIDHNTKNTQWEDPRLQSPAITGPAVPYSREFKQKYDYFRKKLKKPADIPNRFEMKLHRNNIFEESYRRIMSLKRPDVLKARLWIEFESEKGLDYGGVAREWFFLLSKEMFNPYYGLFEYSATDNYTLQINPNSGLCNEDHLSYFKFIGRVAGMAVFHGKLLDGFFIRPFYKMMLGKQISLKDMESVDSEYYNSLKWILENDPTELDLRFCIDEDNFGQTYQVDLKPSGSDMVVTNENKKEYIDLVIQWRFVNRVQKQMNAFLEGFTELILIDLIKIFDENELELLMCGLGDVDVNDWRQHTVYKNGYCPNHPVIQWFWKVVLLMDAEKRIRLLQFVTGTSRVPMNGFAELYGSNGPQLFTIEQWGTPDKLPRAHTCFNRLDLPTYESFEDLREKLLMAVENAQGFEGVD, encoded by the exons CGACCCTTACGTCAAGCTTTCCCTTTATGTTGCGGATGAAAACAGAGAGCTCGCCTTAGTCCAAACAAAGACTATTAAAAAG ACCCTCAATCCAAAATGGAACGAGGAATTCTACTTCAGA GTCTGTCCGCAGAATCACAGGCTACTCTTTGAGGTGTTTGATGAAAACAGATTG GCTTCTACCAAGAATGGGCTTTTCCATCTCGGACAG ACCAGAGATGATTTCCTGGGACAAGTTGATGTTCCTCTCAGTCATTTGCCG ACAGAGGACCCTGCCATGGAGCGTCCTTACACATTTAAGGACTTCCTCTTACGGCCCAGAAG TCACAAATCCAGGGTGAAGGGTTACCTGCGTCTGAAGATGGCCTATCTTCCCAAACAAGGAGGACACGAGGAGGAAGctggagagatgagagaagagGCTGAG GGATGGGATGAGAATGCAGACTCAGGGTCTCAGCGACCCCAGCAGCTGCTGCCACCATTGCCCCCAGGTTGGGAAGAGAAGGTGGACAACCTGGGACGCACCTACTTTGTCAACCACAACAACCGCTCTACACAATGGAAGCGGCCCTCCAACAT gGATGTGatttcagagacagagagtgacaATCAACAGCGGCAGATCAATCAGGAAGCACATCGTGTTTTCCGTTCGAGACGCCACATCAGTGAAGATCTAGAGAACGAGCACCTGGAGCCCAGGGACATTGACAAC TCCTGGGAGCTCATCACAGAAGAGGATCCTAACGACAGCTTGGCCCAGTCACTGCCTGGCCCTTCCTCTGTCATGACGCCACAACACCCAAGCACACCCGTCACCCAGGAGTTCTCCGAAGATTTGAATCTGAGGCTGTCACTTACACCTGACACTAATGGCGAAGTGCCAGGGCCCAGCTCTGCTCTG ggCCAAATGTCAAACAGACTCCGTTCCTCCAGTATGACAGATGGCGTCAGTGATCAGACCccggctcctcctcctcttacg CTGACTGAAGATGGAGCCAgcacctcagcagcagcagcagcaacagcagcagcagcaccaggagGAGCCTCGGCCCTGCCATCCGcatccaccccctcctcctcttccaatGCTTCCAGCAACCACCTCCATGAGCCCCAAGTCCGACGACCTCGTAGCCTCAGCTCCCCTACTGTCACCCTTTCCACCCCCTTGGAG GGAGCCAACAACATCCAGGTGCGGAGGGCTGTGAAAGACACGTTCTCCAACCCGCAGTCTCCCCAACCTTCCCCCTACAGTTCTCCCAAGTCACAGCACAAGGCACAGCAGAGCTTCCTGCCTCCAGGCTGGGAGATGAGGATAGCCCCCAACGGACGGCCTTTCTTCATCGACCACAACAGCAGAAACACCACCTGG GAGGATCCTAGGTTGAAATATCCAGTCCATATGAGGAATAAGAACTCAATGGAGCCTGGTGAACTTGGTCCTCTTCCT CCTGGCTGGGAAGAAAGAGTTCACTCAGACGGACGCACCTTTTACATCGACCACA ATACAAAGAACACACAGTGGGAAGACCCTCGTCTACAGAGTCCAGCTATCACAGGACCT GCGGTTCCTTACTCTAGAGAGTTCAAGCAGAAATATGACTACTTCAGGAAGAAATTGAAGAAACCG GCTGACATCCCCAACCGATTCGAGATGAAACTACACAGGAACAACATCTTCGAGGAATCTTATCGTCGAATCATGTCCTTGAAAAGGCCGGATGTTCTGAAGGCGCGGCTGTGGATCGAGTTTGAGTCAGAGAAAGGACTGGACTACGGTGGCGTGGCGAGGGAATGGTTCTTCCTCTTATCAAAGGAAATGTTCAATCCTTACTACGGCCTGTTTGAATACTCAGCCAC AGACAACTACACTCTCCAGATAAATCCCAACTCCGGCCTGTGCAATGAGGATCACCTCTCCTATTTCAAGTTCATCGGGCGTGTTGCAGGGATGGCCGTGTTTCATGGAAAACTACTGGATG GTTTTTTCATCCGGCCCTTCTACAAAATGATGCTGGGGAAACAAATCTCTCTTAAAGACATGGAGTCTGTG GATAGTGAATACTACAACTCTCTTAAATGGATTCTGGAGAATGATCCCACTGAGCTGGACCTGAGGTTTTGTATTGATGAGGACAACTTTGGACAG ACGTACCAGGTCGATCTTAAGCCCAGTGGCTCGGACATGGTGGTCACCAACGAGAATAAAAAGGAATATATAGA TCTGGTCATCCAGTGGAGGTTTGTCAATCGGGTCCAGAAGCAGATGAATGCCTTCTTGGAG GGCTTCACTGAGCTTATTCTCATAGACTTGATCAAGATCTTTGATGAAAACGAACTGGAG CTGCTGATGTGTGGTCTGGGTGATGTCGATGTCAACGACTGGAGACAACACACTGTTTACAAGAACGGCTACTGCCCCAACCATCCTGTTATTCAGTGGTTTTGGAAG GTTGTGCTGTTGATGGATGCTGAAAAGAGGATCCGACTCCTGCAGTTCGTCACAGGAACGTCACGAGTCCCCATGAACGGCTTCGCTGAGCTTTATG GTTCTAATGGTCCTCAGCTGTTCACAATCGAGCAATGGGGAACACCTGATAAATTGCCAAGAGCTCACACATG TTTCAACCGCTTGGATCTGCCAACCTATGAATCCTTTGAGGACCTGAGAGAGAAACTCCTCATGGCCGTGGAGAACGCACAGGGCTTCGAGGGGGTTGACTAA